The following proteins are encoded in a genomic region of Cataglyphis hispanica isolate Lineage 1 chromosome 1, ULB_Chis1_1.0, whole genome shotgun sequence:
- the LOC126850063 gene encoding putative RNA polymerase II subunit B1 CTD phosphatase RPAP2 isoform X2 — protein sequence MNNAETMSATKEKQKIKKMSKAQIQLAIIKKKQCDAKALAIVEQLLEPNINSEWLLQNLRFINKSHMEDIIEERAIIKLCGYVLCSKPLTVIIRQQYHISVHRNKVYDISRRKNFCSSSCYGAANYLLEQMLESPLWLREVDDIPIFRILPINSKSKQCVPGDEINIGEINPQNIDADNKTSTKCSGQQTKEDISSSPEEKNICSSRLSKDIINDNNVKTKEIPINSNSDKFELHSLDVYMNQEKKNQNYSEESIDCKSNCTNILKENLDSQNLEIKIAEQSENIPHSHEYNSRAAENKNIHVSCTNKDSKILQSQLDKIINKNDCNEIIQPLNEISNDIKNTDEKLLFQSSKISNENNEKLQPQLNETNNSENDDRKMAQPELDEIYKNNTTKMAQPELDEIYKNNTTKMAQPQLNEICNNNATISSESCNEYKKKRDANRIKNKKYKQTESCNAKTQANIYHTLVMHVEQSVKEWVTENTLCLLMGETDEKHQLLESLMQYDRYQQLCKKLNKLQLEDEKEKRVNLERNVLKPLPHFSALQEEGKKIDLKVRAFYEGRMTITSPEDNNKESNSKDDDDFVLPLTDAHTPNALRRRIFLDKLNKILPDLMRTLTTNAGTSSMAQCTYDHERYSLIKMLITTFNLSASNIVFKTAEWTLVGLILIKMLSLIDVQLQSLLQSKQVSMYTSMILMTYKLDSSYLDRLIMEVTNTTYS from the exons ATGAATAACGCTGAAACGATGTCAGCGActaaagaaaaacagaaaattaagAAGATGAG TAAGGCGCAGATACAACtagctataataaaaaagaagcaatGCGATGCGAAAGCTCTTGCGATAGTCGAGCAGCTCTTGGAaccaaatataaattctgagTGGCTACTTCAAAAT CTAaggtttataaataaaagtcatATGGAAGACATTATAGAAGAGAGAGCGATAATAAAGCTGTGTGGATATGTTCTCTGTTCAAAACCATTGACTGTCATTATCCGACAACAGTATCACATATCGGTGCATAGAAACAAGGTATACGATATTAGTAGacggaaaaatttttgtagttCATCGTGCTATGGGGCAGCCAATTATCTTCTCGAACAAATGCTGGAGAGTCCACTATGGTTGAGAGAAGTAGATGATATAccaatttttcgaattttgccCATTAATTCTAAGTCTAAACAATGTGTACCTggagatgaaataaatattggtgAGATTAATCCACAAAATATAGATGCTGACAACAAAACATCTACAAAATGTAGCGGTCAGCAAACAAAAGAAGACATATCATCAAGCcctgaggaaaaaaatatatgtagctCTCGTTTatcgaaagatataattaatgataacaatgtaaaaacaaaagagattcctataaatagtaattctgataaatttgaattacattcattagatgtatatatgaatcaagagaagaaaaatcaaaactatTCAGAAGAATCTATAGATTGTAAGAGCAACTGTACtaatattcttaaagaaaatttagattcgcagaatttagaaataaaaattgctgaGCAATCTGAAAATATTCCACACTCGCACGAATATAATAGCAGAGCtgcagaaaacaaaaatatacatgtttcaTGCACTAATAAGGATAGCAAAATATTACAGTCTCAAttagacaaaataattaacaaaaatgattgtaatgaaataatacaacctttaaatgaaataagtaatgacataaaaaatacagatgaAAAACTACTATTTCAATCAAGTAAAAtaagtaatgaaaataatgaaaaattacaacCTCAgttaaatgaaacaaataatagTGAGAATGATGATAGAAAAATGGCACAGCCTGAATtggatgaaatatataaaaataatactacaaAAATGGCACAGCCTGAATtggatgaaatatataaaaataatactacaaAAATGGCACAGCCCCAATTGAATgaaatatgtaacaataatGCTACAATTTCTTCTGAATCTTGCAatgaatataagaaaaagagagatgcaaatagaattaaaaataagaaatataaacaaacGGAATCTTGCAATGCAAAAACACAAGCTAATATTTATCACACACTTGTAATGCATGTTGAACAAAGTGTTAAAGAATGGGTTACAGAAAATACACTTTGCCTTCTAATGGGTGAGACGGATGAGAAACATCAATTGTTAGAAAGTCTTATGCAGTATGATAGATACCAACAActgtgcaaaaaattaaataaattacagctAGAAGATGAAAAGGAAAAGCGTGTCAATTTAGAGAGAAACGTGCTCAAACCTTTGCCTCACTTCTCTGCACTTCAAGAGGAGGGAAAGAAAATCGATTTGAAg GTGCGTGCATTTTATGAAGGACGAATGACAATAACGTCGCCTGAAGATAATAACAAGGAGTCAAATAGTaaagatgatgatgattttgtATTACCATTAACAGATGCTCACACTCCCAATGCACTTCGCCGCCGAATTTTCTTGGACaaacttaataaaat ATTGCCAGATTTGATGCGCACTTTAACGACAAATGCGGGCACTTCTTCAATGGCACAATGTACTTATGATCACGAAAGATACTCATTAATCAAAATGTTGATTAccacttttaatttatctgcttcaaatattgtttttaaaactgCTGAATGGACACTTGTGGGACTCATCTTGATtaaaat gtTAAGTTTAATTGATGTACAATTGCAATCATTGCTCCAATCTAAACAAGTCTCGATGTATACATCAATGATTCTTATGACTTATAAATTGGATTCCAGCTATTTGGACAGACTCATAATGGAAGTAACAAATACT ACATATTCCTAA
- the LOC126850063 gene encoding putative RNA polymerase II subunit B1 CTD phosphatase RPAP2 isoform X3: MEDIIEERAIIKLCGYVLCSKPLTVIIRQQYHISVHRNKVYDISRRKNFCSSSCYGAANYLLEQMLESPLWLREVDDIPIFRILPINSKSKQCVPGDEINIGEINPQNIDADNKTSTKCSGQQTKEDISSSPEEKNICSSRLSKDIINDNNVKTKEIPINSNSDKFELHSLDVYMNQEKKNQNYSEESIDCKSNCTNILKENLDSQNLEIKIAEQSENIPHSHEYNSRAAENKNIHVSCTNKDSKILQSQLDKIINKNDCNEIIQPLNEISNDIKNTDEKLLFQSSKISNENNEKLQPQLNETNNSENDDRKMAQPELDEIYKNNTTKMAQPELDEIYKNNTTKMAQPQLNEICNNNATISSESCNEYKKKRDANRIKNKKYKQTESCNAKTQANIYHTLVMHVEQSVKEWVTENTLCLLMGETDEKHQLLESLMQYDRYQQLCKKLNKLQLEDEKEKRVNLERNVLKPLPHFSALQEEGKKIDLKVRAFYEGRMTITSPEDNNKESNSKDDDDFVLPLTDAHTPNALRRRIFLDKLNKILPDLMRTLTTNAGTSSMAQCTYDHERYSLIKMLITTFNLSASNIVFKTAEWTLVGLILIKMLSLIDVQLQSLLQSKQVSMYTSMILMTYKLDSSYLDRLIMEVTNTVNTSK; encoded by the exons ATGGAAGACATTATAGAAGAGAGAGCGATAATAAAGCTGTGTGGATATGTTCTCTGTTCAAAACCATTGACTGTCATTATCCGACAACAGTATCACATATCGGTGCATAGAAACAAGGTATACGATATTAGTAGacggaaaaatttttgtagttCATCGTGCTATGGGGCAGCCAATTATCTTCTCGAACAAATGCTGGAGAGTCCACTATGGTTGAGAGAAGTAGATGATATAccaatttttcgaattttgccCATTAATTCTAAGTCTAAACAATGTGTACCTggagatgaaataaatattggtgAGATTAATCCACAAAATATAGATGCTGACAACAAAACATCTACAAAATGTAGCGGTCAGCAAACAAAAGAAGACATATCATCAAGCcctgaggaaaaaaatatatgtagctCTCGTTTatcgaaagatataattaatgataacaatgtaaaaacaaaagagattcctataaatagtaattctgataaatttgaattacattcattagatgtatatatgaatcaagagaagaaaaatcaaaactatTCAGAAGAATCTATAGATTGTAAGAGCAACTGTACtaatattcttaaagaaaatttagattcgcagaatttagaaataaaaattgctgaGCAATCTGAAAATATTCCACACTCGCACGAATATAATAGCAGAGCtgcagaaaacaaaaatatacatgtttcaTGCACTAATAAGGATAGCAAAATATTACAGTCTCAAttagacaaaataattaacaaaaatgattgtaatgaaataatacaacctttaaatgaaataagtaatgacataaaaaatacagatgaAAAACTACTATTTCAATCAAGTAAAAtaagtaatgaaaataatgaaaaattacaacCTCAgttaaatgaaacaaataatagTGAGAATGATGATAGAAAAATGGCACAGCCTGAATtggatgaaatatataaaaataatactacaaAAATGGCACAGCCTGAATtggatgaaatatataaaaataatactacaaAAATGGCACAGCCCCAATTGAATgaaatatgtaacaataatGCTACAATTTCTTCTGAATCTTGCAatgaatataagaaaaagagagatgcaaatagaattaaaaataagaaatataaacaaacGGAATCTTGCAATGCAAAAACACAAGCTAATATTTATCACACACTTGTAATGCATGTTGAACAAAGTGTTAAAGAATGGGTTACAGAAAATACACTTTGCCTTCTAATGGGTGAGACGGATGAGAAACATCAATTGTTAGAAAGTCTTATGCAGTATGATAGATACCAACAActgtgcaaaaaattaaataaattacagctAGAAGATGAAAAGGAAAAGCGTGTCAATTTAGAGAGAAACGTGCTCAAACCTTTGCCTCACTTCTCTGCACTTCAAGAGGAGGGAAAGAAAATCGATTTGAAg GTGCGTGCATTTTATGAAGGACGAATGACAATAACGTCGCCTGAAGATAATAACAAGGAGTCAAATAGTaaagatgatgatgattttgtATTACCATTAACAGATGCTCACACTCCCAATGCACTTCGCCGCCGAATTTTCTTGGACaaacttaataaaat ATTGCCAGATTTGATGCGCACTTTAACGACAAATGCGGGCACTTCTTCAATGGCACAATGTACTTATGATCACGAAAGATACTCATTAATCAAAATGTTGATTAccacttttaatttatctgcttcaaatattgtttttaaaactgCTGAATGGACACTTGTGGGACTCATCTTGATtaaaat gtTAAGTTTAATTGATGTACAATTGCAATCATTGCTCCAATCTAAACAAGTCTCGATGTATACATCAATGATTCTTATGACTTATAAATTGGATTCCAGCTATTTGGACAGACTCATAATGGAAGTAACAAATACTGTAAAtacatctaaataa
- the LOC126850063 gene encoding putative RNA polymerase II subunit B1 CTD phosphatase RPAP2 isoform X1 — MNNAETMSATKEKQKIKKMSKAQIQLAIIKKKQCDAKALAIVEQLLEPNINSEWLLQNLRFINKSHMEDIIEERAIIKLCGYVLCSKPLTVIIRQQYHISVHRNKVYDISRRKNFCSSSCYGAANYLLEQMLESPLWLREVDDIPIFRILPINSKSKQCVPGDEINIGEINPQNIDADNKTSTKCSGQQTKEDISSSPEEKNICSSRLSKDIINDNNVKTKEIPINSNSDKFELHSLDVYMNQEKKNQNYSEESIDCKSNCTNILKENLDSQNLEIKIAEQSENIPHSHEYNSRAAENKNIHVSCTNKDSKILQSQLDKIINKNDCNEIIQPLNEISNDIKNTDEKLLFQSSKISNENNEKLQPQLNETNNSENDDRKMAQPELDEIYKNNTTKMAQPELDEIYKNNTTKMAQPQLNEICNNNATISSESCNEYKKKRDANRIKNKKYKQTESCNAKTQANIYHTLVMHVEQSVKEWVTENTLCLLMGETDEKHQLLESLMQYDRYQQLCKKLNKLQLEDEKEKRVNLERNVLKPLPHFSALQEEGKKIDLKVRAFYEGRMTITSPEDNNKESNSKDDDDFVLPLTDAHTPNALRRRIFLDKLNKILPDLMRTLTTNAGTSSMAQCTYDHERYSLIKMLITTFNLSASNIVFKTAEWTLVGLILIKMLSLIDVQLQSLLQSKQVSMYTSMILMTYKLDSSYLDRLIMEVTNTVNTSK; from the exons ATGAATAACGCTGAAACGATGTCAGCGActaaagaaaaacagaaaattaagAAGATGAG TAAGGCGCAGATACAACtagctataataaaaaagaagcaatGCGATGCGAAAGCTCTTGCGATAGTCGAGCAGCTCTTGGAaccaaatataaattctgagTGGCTACTTCAAAAT CTAaggtttataaataaaagtcatATGGAAGACATTATAGAAGAGAGAGCGATAATAAAGCTGTGTGGATATGTTCTCTGTTCAAAACCATTGACTGTCATTATCCGACAACAGTATCACATATCGGTGCATAGAAACAAGGTATACGATATTAGTAGacggaaaaatttttgtagttCATCGTGCTATGGGGCAGCCAATTATCTTCTCGAACAAATGCTGGAGAGTCCACTATGGTTGAGAGAAGTAGATGATATAccaatttttcgaattttgccCATTAATTCTAAGTCTAAACAATGTGTACCTggagatgaaataaatattggtgAGATTAATCCACAAAATATAGATGCTGACAACAAAACATCTACAAAATGTAGCGGTCAGCAAACAAAAGAAGACATATCATCAAGCcctgaggaaaaaaatatatgtagctCTCGTTTatcgaaagatataattaatgataacaatgtaaaaacaaaagagattcctataaatagtaattctgataaatttgaattacattcattagatgtatatatgaatcaagagaagaaaaatcaaaactatTCAGAAGAATCTATAGATTGTAAGAGCAACTGTACtaatattcttaaagaaaatttagattcgcagaatttagaaataaaaattgctgaGCAATCTGAAAATATTCCACACTCGCACGAATATAATAGCAGAGCtgcagaaaacaaaaatatacatgtttcaTGCACTAATAAGGATAGCAAAATATTACAGTCTCAAttagacaaaataattaacaaaaatgattgtaatgaaataatacaacctttaaatgaaataagtaatgacataaaaaatacagatgaAAAACTACTATTTCAATCAAGTAAAAtaagtaatgaaaataatgaaaaattacaacCTCAgttaaatgaaacaaataatagTGAGAATGATGATAGAAAAATGGCACAGCCTGAATtggatgaaatatataaaaataatactacaaAAATGGCACAGCCTGAATtggatgaaatatataaaaataatactacaaAAATGGCACAGCCCCAATTGAATgaaatatgtaacaataatGCTACAATTTCTTCTGAATCTTGCAatgaatataagaaaaagagagatgcaaatagaattaaaaataagaaatataaacaaacGGAATCTTGCAATGCAAAAACACAAGCTAATATTTATCACACACTTGTAATGCATGTTGAACAAAGTGTTAAAGAATGGGTTACAGAAAATACACTTTGCCTTCTAATGGGTGAGACGGATGAGAAACATCAATTGTTAGAAAGTCTTATGCAGTATGATAGATACCAACAActgtgcaaaaaattaaataaattacagctAGAAGATGAAAAGGAAAAGCGTGTCAATTTAGAGAGAAACGTGCTCAAACCTTTGCCTCACTTCTCTGCACTTCAAGAGGAGGGAAAGAAAATCGATTTGAAg GTGCGTGCATTTTATGAAGGACGAATGACAATAACGTCGCCTGAAGATAATAACAAGGAGTCAAATAGTaaagatgatgatgattttgtATTACCATTAACAGATGCTCACACTCCCAATGCACTTCGCCGCCGAATTTTCTTGGACaaacttaataaaat ATTGCCAGATTTGATGCGCACTTTAACGACAAATGCGGGCACTTCTTCAATGGCACAATGTACTTATGATCACGAAAGATACTCATTAATCAAAATGTTGATTAccacttttaatttatctgcttcaaatattgtttttaaaactgCTGAATGGACACTTGTGGGACTCATCTTGATtaaaat gtTAAGTTTAATTGATGTACAATTGCAATCATTGCTCCAATCTAAACAAGTCTCGATGTATACATCAATGATTCTTATGACTTATAAATTGGATTCCAGCTATTTGGACAGACTCATAATGGAAGTAACAAATACTGTAAAtacatctaaataa
- the LOC126850250 gene encoding negative elongation factor B, with protein sequence MNPMKSNGESGNGLEDLGIPGPVFLRDALTSCTDPLKAIEEFQLENGILLPSLRPMLPLLDLHGVRRLDFHASVLEELREKLIKQINEIGVERADKGSSGDRRLKELLSKSFPAVRVTGLRPVVMCILRNTPHIEEKYLRVLVGEKELYNDADTEVKRQIWKDNQSLFGDEVSPLFSRYIIEKEQILFDHRNLNSLFFTPSPKVRRQGEVVQKLAHMIGHSVKLYDMVLQFLRTLFLRTKNIHYCTLRAELLMALHDLEVQDIISVDPCHKFTWCLDACIREKNVDVKRSRELQGFLDSIKRGQEQVLGDLSMTLCDPYAVNFLASSAIKIALHLINSEALPRENAVLVLLLRMLALGLSAWQMIDSQDFKEPKLDIQVVTKFLPALMSLMVDDQIRQLNCKLPPDERESAIAIIEHSGPPPDACQAYAQLSGVAAVLSMYYALHVGGGGGVGRGRGDARGLMRVLATLPNCQAQRAFEDPFLHTLVSLLILNMADEFSNESFCTVIFDEFFLAGLGRDNVTRHLLKLLWYIHPKLPSARLHSLLKALQPTSQHNEAVHNLYESLRDKVGSHSTEDQLASTAQMDTLGLDCSSPTLTGIPTSSTCPL encoded by the exons atgaATCCGATGAAGAGTAACGGTGAAAGTGGTAATGGACTGGAGGATCTTGGTATACCTGGGCCAGTGTTTTTAAGAGATGCTTTAACAAGTTGTACAGATCCGCTGAAAGCCATCGAGGAAtttcaa CTAGAAAATGGCATATTATTACCATCGTTGAGACCTATGTTACCTCTGCTTGATTTACATGGAGTTAGAAGATTAGATTTTCATGCTTCTGTTCTTGAGGAGTTACGAGAGAAACTTATCaaacaaattaatgaaattggtGTGGAAAGAGCCGATAAAGGTTCCTCTGGCGATAGAAGATTAAAggaattattatctaaaagtTTTCCTGCTGTAAGAGTCACTGGCTTGCGACCTGTTGTCATGTGTATCTTAAGGAATACTCCGCACattgaagagaaatatttgcgAGTGTTAGTAGGAGAGAAGGAACTGTATAATGATGCCGATACAGAAGTAAAACGCCAAATATGGAAAGATAATCAAAGTCTTTTTGGAGATGAAGTTTCTCCATTATTTAGtcgttatattattgaaaaagaacAGATCTTATTTGATCACCGCAACTTgaacagtttattttttacaccCTCTCCCAAG GTGAGGAGGCAGGGAGAAGTTGTACAAAAGTTAGCCCACATGATTGGGCATAGTGTGAAATTATATGACATggtattgcaatttttaaggaCTTTATTTCTACGTACTAAAAACATTCATTATTGTACTCTAAGAGCAGAACTACTCATGGCATTACATGATTTAgag GTGCAAGATATTATTTCTGTAGATCCTTGTCACAAGTTTACTTGGTGTCTGGATGCATGCATTAGAGAAAAGAATGTAGATGTTAAAAGATCTCGTGAGTTACAAGGTTTTCTGGACAGTATTAag agagGGCAGGAGCAGGTGTTGGGAGATCTAAGTATGACTTTGTGTGATCCCTATGCGGTAAACTTTCTTGCTAGTAGTGCAATCAAAATAGCTCTTCATTTGATAAATAGCGAGGCGTTACCTAGAGAAAATGCAGtgcttgtattattattaagaatgcTTGCACTAGGATTGTCTGCTTGGCAGATGATTGATTCGCAAGATTTTAAGGAGCCAAAACTGGACATTCAAGTTGTTACAAAGTTTCTGCCAGCACTTATGTCACTTAtg gtTGATGATCAAATAAGACAATTGAATTGTAAACTTCCACCtgatgagagagaaagtgctATCGCTATTATCGAGCATTCTGGACCACCCCCTGATGCATGCCAAGCATATGCTCAGTTGTCTGGAGTAGCAGCAGTTCTATCAATGTACTATGCATTACATGTTGGAGGGGGCGGTGGAGTTGGAAGAGGTAGAGGGGATGCTAGAGGTTTAATGAGAGTGTTAGCAACACTTCCAAACTGTCAAGCGCAACGAGCTTTTGAAGATCCATTTTTACACACATTG gtttcattattaatactaaataTGGCTGATGAATTCTCAAATGAGTCCTTCTGTACAGTAATTTTCGACGAATTTTTTCTGGCTGGTTTAGGTAGAGATAATGTTACACGGCACTTGTTAAAATTACTTTGGTATATACATCCTAAATTGCCATCTGCACGTTTACATTCATTATTGAAAGCCTTACAACCAACAAGTCAG CATAACGAAGCAGTCCACAATCTTTATGAATCTTTACGTGATAAAGTTGGTAGTCATTCTACAGAAGATCAATTAGCATCAACAGCTCAAATGGATACATTAGGTCTTGACTGTTCTTCTCCTACTCTTACTGGCATACCAACATCGAGTACATGCCCTCTTTAG